The DNA window CCGGCGGCGCGCTCGCCAAGATGCTGCCTCCCTTCAAGATGGGGGTCGCCGGTCGGCTCGGCGACGGGAAGCAGTACATGAGCTGGATCTCGATCGACGACGAGGTGGGCGCCATTCTGCACGCGCTGGACACCAACCCAATCCGCGGGCCGGTCAATCTCGTCTGTCCCCGGCCGGTGACCAATGCCGAGTTCACCAAAGCGCTCGGGGGCGCGCTCAAGCGCCCCACGATCTTCCCGATGCCCGCCTTCGCCGTGCGGCTCCTTTTCGGGGAAATGGGCGAGACGCTGCT is part of the Candidatus Polarisedimenticolia bacterium genome and encodes:
- a CDS encoding DUF1731 domain-containing protein, translated to GGALAKMLPPFKMGVAGRLGDGKQYMSWISIDDEVGAILHALDTNPIRGPVNLVCPRPVTNAEFTKALGGALKRPTIFPMPAFAVRLLFGEMGETLLLASTRVEPKRLLTSNYRFRYPDLDAALRHLLRRT